A genome region from Nitrosopumilus oxyclinae includes the following:
- a CDS encoding glycosyltransferase: MNDYSFFSSPIGLGHVTRDIAIVNNFENISTNFITGSGAANILKKLNFKVQDLYNPPSFIIENGTLKNPAKWLWNYYQYYRDCKNISEELLQKDKPDLLISDEDFASLTVAQNIKIPTVLVTDVFETHFTKGIASFIEKKMNKSMQEIIKKCDVVIFPEIGDDYDNVKMVGPIVRQINSTRDELRKKFSFGKKTILISIGGTSAGLFLIEKALESILKINQELDIVLVSGPAVNKKYENVRNLGFVDNLHELIFAADVIISLAGKSTIDEAKAYGTPAIFIPIKGHFEQEDNAREVGFVFEDLDRLQELILKKLEEKRIKVNTTGAKIAAEIIQKLTK; this comes from the coding sequence ATGAATGATTATAGTTTTTTTTCCAGTCCAATCGGATTGGGTCATGTAACTCGAGACATTGCAATTGTAAATAATTTTGAAAATATTTCAACAAATTTTATCACAGGTAGTGGCGCTGCTAATATTCTAAAAAAATTAAATTTCAAAGTACAAGATCTTTATAATCCACCATCTTTCATTATTGAAAATGGTACTTTAAAGAATCCAGCAAAGTGGTTGTGGAATTATTATCAATATTATAGAGATTGTAAAAACATTTCAGAAGAATTACTTCAAAAAGATAAACCAGATTTGCTAATTAGTGATGAAGATTTTGCATCACTAACTGTTGCACAAAATATCAAAATCCCAACAGTATTAGTTACTGATGTTTTTGAGACACATTTCACTAAAGGTATAGCATCATTTATAGAAAAAAAGATGAATAAATCAATGCAAGAAATTATAAAAAAATGCGACGTTGTAATATTTCCAGAGATCGGAGATGACTATGATAATGTCAAAATGGTTGGACCCATAGTTAGACAAATAAATTCAACCAGAGATGAATTAAGAAAAAAGTTTTCTTTTGGAAAAAAAACCATACTCATATCAATTGGCGGTACAAGTGCAGGATTATTTCTAATTGAAAAAGCATTAGAGAGTATCTTAAAAATTAATCAAGAGCTGGACATAGTTTTAGTTTCAGGACCAGCAGTAAACAAAAAATATGAAAATGTAAGAAATCTAGGATTTGTAGATAACTTGCATGAATTAATTTTTGCAGCAGATGTAATTATTTCATTGGCAGGAAAATCAACAATAGATGAGGCTAAGGCATATGGCACTCCAGCAATATTCATACCAATAAAGGGACATTTTGAGCAAGAAGATAATGCAAGGGAGGTAGGTTTTGTTTTTGAGGATCTAGACAGATTACAAGAATTAATTCTAAAAAAACTAGAAGAAAAACGAATTAAAGTAAACACAACAGGTGCAAAGATTGCAGCTGAGATTATTCAAAAATTAACAAAATAA
- a CDS encoding radical SAM protein, producing MMLNYDAPLYRPPSEARSLIFQVTLGCSFNECSFCDMYRSKEYSERSWEDVKAEIDMMAGYQPDTRRVFLADGDALNLDSEYMIKIVKYIREKFQNIERISCYAMPMNILKKTSEELKKMNEAGLDMFYLGIESGSDIVLKKVTKGAIAKTIIKSVNKAKEAGYVMSCMVILGLGGKKYSKEHIKGTAEVISACSPNYVGALTLYLENGIKQEFIDKYEGEFTKIDDDESLEELYDLINQIDTKEEIVFRVNHGSNAYTVKGTFPQDKQAMLDKVEWMKQHPETVRPEGLRGF from the coding sequence ATGATGTTAAATTATGATGCGCCTCTGTATAGACCACCATCAGAAGCTAGATCTTTAATTTTCCAAGTAACATTAGGATGTTCATTTAACGAATGCTCATTCTGTGATATGTATAGATCAAAAGAATATTCTGAAAGATCATGGGAAGATGTGAAAGCTGAAATTGATATGATGGCAGGTTATCAACCAGATACAAGACGAGTATTCCTTGCAGATGGTGATGCACTAAATCTTGATTCAGAATATATGATTAAAATTGTAAAATACATTAGAGAGAAATTTCAAAACATTGAAAGAATTTCATGTTATGCAATGCCTATGAATATTTTAAAGAAAACATCTGAAGAGTTAAAGAAAATGAATGAAGCAGGACTTGATATGTTCTACTTAGGAATTGAAAGTGGCTCAGATATTGTTCTAAAAAAAGTAACAAAAGGTGCAATTGCAAAAACAATTATCAAATCAGTGAACAAAGCAAAAGAAGCTGGATACGTAATGTCATGTATGGTGATTTTAGGACTGGGTGGAAAGAAATACTCAAAAGAGCATATCAAAGGTACTGCTGAAGTCATTAGTGCTTGCTCTCCTAATTATGTTGGTGCTTTAACTCTCTATCTAGAAAATGGAATTAAACAAGAATTTATTGACAAGTATGAAGGGGAATTTACCAAAATTGATGACGATGAATCATTAGAAGAACTATATGATTTGATTAATCAGATTGATACTAAAGAAGAGATTGTTTTCAGAGTAAATCATGGTTCAAATGCATATACAGTGAAAGGAACATTTCCTCAAGACAAACAAGCAATGTTAGATAAGGTAGAATGGATGAAGCAACATCCAGAGACTGTACGCCCAGAAGGATTACGTGGATTCTAA
- a CDS encoding ArsR/SmtB family transcription factor — protein sequence MANDSDAKRLLWFVFAGSRGGLNRLKIISKLKESPFNTNQLAKEMGLDYKAIQHHIRVLEKNNMITKVGEKYNVTYFISTYLEVNMEAFEEIARKLDKSK from the coding sequence ATGGCCAATGATTCTGATGCAAAAAGACTCTTGTGGTTTGTATTTGCAGGTTCTAGAGGCGGATTGAATCGATTAAAAATAATTTCTAAACTAAAGGAAAGTCCATTTAACACAAATCAATTAGCAAAGGAAATGGGTCTTGATTACAAGGCCATTCAGCATCATATCAGAGTATTAGAAAAAAATAACATGATCACTAAAGTTGGTGAAAAATACAATGTAACCTATTTTATCTCAACTTATCTTGAAGTCAATATGGAGGCATTTGAAGAAATTGCAAGGAAATTGGACAAAAGTAAATAA
- a CDS encoding reverse transcriptase-like protein has product MAISIYVDGSGGTSSGYGYFVKETGESFYEKKSDLTNNQAEYLAIISALNKYVDSNDEITIYSDSKNTVNQLNHEFAINNEALRNLAREAWELIGKFSNLSIVWVPRKENLAGKMLGS; this is encoded by the coding sequence ATGGCAATTAGCATTTACGTTGATGGTTCTGGTGGAACTAGTAGTGGGTATGGATATTTTGTTAAAGAGACTGGGGAATCCTTTTATGAAAAAAAATCTGATCTGACAAACAATCAGGCTGAATATCTAGCAATAATTTCTGCATTGAACAAATATGTTGATTCAAATGATGAAATTACAATTTACAGTGATTCAAAGAATACCGTAAACCAACTAAATCATGAATTTGCAATAAATAATGAAGCACTAAGAAATCTGGCTAGAGAAGCGTGGGAACTAATTGGAAAATTTTCTAATTTATCCATTGTTTGGGTTCCAAGAAAAGAGAATTTAGCAGGAAAAATGCTGGGAAGCTAA
- a CDS encoding 4-hydroxybutyrate--CoA ligase, translated as MADSVILSPKSIAVIGASDKRGSVGATITSNIMNGFKGTVYPISPSRDTVFYKKAYKSVLDVPKPIDLAVIVIKNTLVAPVLEECGKKKVKGVIIITAGFKEVDEEGAKREQEIKDIAKKYKIQIIGPNCLGVMNLDPKTMMNSTFLKVTPKSGKIALVSQSGAICAALVEDASAQGIGFSAVVSLGNKAVMSEVDILKILANHKQTEVIVMYLEDMGDGQEFLKVCKNITKKLKKPVLVLKSGRSPEGAKAAMSHTGALMGSDEIYDALLKQSGAIRVDTMEELFDYATAFSKQPLPAGGDLVIVSNAGGPAIISTDACSKMNIKMADITSVRKKIDAVIPPWGSSRNPVDIVGDADFNRFHNVLDRVLTHPKVGSVISMCTPSGTLDYDKLAEVIVTMSKKYKKTMLASLMGLDEGITNREILAKGNVPYYNYAEGAIRTLSAMIKFSNWVKSPNGKITKFKVNKTKAKAIFDKVKKEKRPNLLEEEGQEVLKAYGLPLPKSALAKNEVEAVKIAKKIGYPVVMKIASPQIIHKSDAGGVKVNLTNDSEIKEAYKTIIKNAKKYNSKAEIKGVLIVEMVKGGKELIIGSKLEPGFGPVIMLGMGGIYVEVLKDVTFKLAPVTNLEADDMIASIKTQKLLQGVRGEKPSDIAKLSECIQRLSQLVSDFKEIKELDMNPVLVMEKGKGCRILDVRIGL; from the coding sequence ATGGCAGATTCTGTTATCTTATCACCAAAATCTATTGCAGTGATTGGTGCATCTGATAAGAGAGGAAGTGTTGGTGCTACAATTACATCAAACATTATGAATGGTTTCAAAGGAACAGTTTACCCAATTAGTCCATCTAGAGATACAGTATTTTACAAAAAAGCCTACAAGTCTGTTTTAGATGTTCCAAAACCAATTGATCTTGCAGTTATTGTAATCAAAAACACATTGGTTGCACCTGTATTAGAAGAATGTGGAAAGAAAAAAGTCAAAGGCGTTATAATTATCACAGCAGGTTTCAAAGAAGTTGATGAAGAAGGAGCTAAACGAGAACAAGAAATTAAAGACATAGCTAAAAAATACAAAATCCAAATCATTGGACCTAACTGTCTTGGTGTCATGAATCTTGATCCGAAGACAATGATGAATTCTACTTTCCTTAAAGTAACACCAAAATCTGGAAAAATTGCACTTGTATCACAAAGTGGTGCAATATGTGCAGCATTAGTTGAAGATGCCAGTGCACAGGGAATTGGATTTTCTGCAGTGGTTAGTCTTGGTAACAAAGCTGTAATGAGCGAAGTTGATATTCTAAAAATTCTTGCAAATCATAAGCAAACCGAAGTTATTGTAATGTATCTTGAAGACATGGGAGACGGTCAAGAATTCCTTAAAGTTTGTAAAAATATTACTAAAAAACTCAAAAAACCTGTTCTTGTACTCAAATCAGGACGTAGTCCAGAAGGTGCAAAAGCTGCAATGTCTCATACTGGAGCCTTGATGGGCTCTGATGAAATCTATGATGCATTACTCAAACAATCAGGTGCTATTCGAGTTGATACAATGGAGGAACTCTTTGACTATGCAACAGCATTTTCAAAACAACCCCTTCCAGCAGGAGGTGACTTAGTGATTGTTTCAAATGCAGGAGGTCCTGCAATTATCTCAACCGATGCATGCTCAAAGATGAATATTAAGATGGCAGATATTACTAGTGTCCGGAAAAAAATTGATGCAGTAATTCCACCTTGGGGAAGTTCTAGAAATCCTGTTGATATTGTTGGTGATGCTGATTTTAATAGATTCCATAATGTTTTGGATCGTGTGTTGACTCATCCCAAAGTTGGCTCTGTTATCTCAATGTGCACGCCATCTGGAACACTAGACTATGATAAATTAGCAGAAGTAATTGTTACAATGTCTAAAAAATACAAAAAGACAATGCTTGCAAGTTTAATGGGATTAGATGAAGGAATTACAAATAGAGAAATTTTAGCAAAGGGTAATGTTCCATATTATAATTATGCAGAAGGTGCAATCAGAACTCTTTCTGCAATGATTAAATTTTCAAACTGGGTTAAATCTCCAAATGGAAAAATTACTAAATTCAAAGTAAACAAAACTAAAGCAAAAGCAATTTTTGATAAAGTAAAAAAAGAAAAGCGACCAAACCTCTTAGAGGAAGAAGGACAAGAAGTTCTCAAAGCATATGGTTTACCTTTACCAAAAAGTGCACTTGCTAAAAATGAAGTAGAGGCAGTAAAAATTGCAAAGAAGATTGGTTATCCTGTTGTAATGAAGATTGCATCTCCACAAATTATTCACAAATCCGATGCAGGTGGTGTTAAAGTTAATTTAACAAATGATTCTGAAATAAAAGAAGCTTACAAAACAATTATCAAAAATGCTAAAAAATACAACAGTAAAGCTGAGATTAAAGGCGTACTGATTGTAGAGATGGTAAAAGGTGGTAAAGAACTCATCATAGGCTCAAAACTTGAACCTGGATTTGGTCCTGTTATCATGCTTGGGATGGGAGGAATCTATGTTGAAGTTCTCAAAGATGTGACATTCAAACTAGCTCCTGTAACTAATCTAGAGGCTGATGACATGATTGCATCAATTAAGACCCAAAAATTACTACAAGGTGTTAGAGGCGAAAAGCCATCTGATATTGCAAAACTCTCTGAATGTATACAACGATTATCCCAACTAGTTTCAGACTTTAAAGAGATCAAAGAATTAGACATGAACCCTGTTCTAGTCATGGAAAAAGGAAAAGGATGTAGAATTCTTGATGTCCGAATAGGCCTCTGA
- a CDS encoding 4-hydroxyphenylacetate 3-hydroxylase family protein, translating into MANVLKTIRTGDDYIESLRGRDLKIYLFGELVKEPVDHPMIRPSINAVAETYDLAVREEGLASADSSITGLKVNRFLHIAESAEDLVLQNKMQRKLGQNTGTCFQRCVGMDALNSLHSTTFEIDEKHGTDYHKRFLEFVKMVQQENLVIGGAMTDPKGDRSKGPAEQDDPDLFTRIVKTDENGVYVSGAKAHQTGCINSHWIILMPTIRLTENDKDWAIVGAVPADVKGVTYIYGRQSCDTRSMEEGDIDDGNAKFGGQEALMILDNVFIPWDKIFMNGEFEFAAMLVERFTCYHRRSYVCKTGLGDVLIGAAATIADYNGIPKVSHIKDKIIEMTHLNETIFAAGIASSHQGQKMKSGVFLNDDMLAQVCKHNVTRFPYEISRLAQDIAGGLVVTLPSEKDFRHPEAGPLLKKYLVGRKGVDVENRMRILRLIENMTLGRNAVGYLTESMHGAGSPQAQRIQIQRQMQVGYKKNLAKNLAGITNDIVEPKEPSEYFKRVFKTKDSVL; encoded by the coding sequence ATGGCTAATGTCTTAAAGACAATTAGAACAGGTGATGATTACATTGAAAGTCTTAGAGGTCGAGATCTCAAAATTTACCTCTTTGGAGAATTAGTTAAAGAACCAGTCGATCATCCAATGATTAGACCATCAATTAATGCCGTTGCAGAAACTTATGATCTTGCAGTTCGTGAAGAAGGATTAGCTTCTGCTGATTCATCAATTACTGGATTGAAAGTTAATCGATTTTTACACATTGCTGAAAGTGCAGAAGATTTAGTTTTACAAAATAAAATGCAGAGAAAACTTGGACAAAACACTGGAACATGCTTCCAAAGATGTGTCGGAATGGATGCCTTGAACTCTTTGCACTCCACTACATTTGAAATTGATGAAAAACATGGAACAGATTATCATAAAAGATTTTTAGAATTTGTAAAAATGGTACAACAAGAAAATCTTGTAATCGGTGGTGCCATGACTGATCCTAAAGGTGATAGAAGTAAAGGTCCTGCAGAACAAGATGATCCTGATTTATTTACAAGAATTGTAAAAACTGATGAAAATGGAGTTTATGTTTCAGGTGCAAAAGCACATCAGACTGGTTGTATCAACTCTCACTGGATTATCTTAATGCCAACAATTAGACTAACAGAAAATGATAAAGACTGGGCAATTGTTGGAGCAGTTCCTGCAGATGTTAAAGGTGTCACTTACATTTACGGTAGACAATCTTGCGACACAAGAAGTATGGAGGAAGGTGATATTGACGATGGTAATGCAAAGTTTGGAGGACAAGAAGCATTAATGATTTTAGATAATGTGTTTATTCCATGGGATAAAATTTTCATGAACGGTGAATTTGAATTTGCAGCTATGCTTGTAGAGAGATTCACATGTTATCACAGACGCAGTTATGTATGTAAAACAGGTCTAGGTGATGTATTAATTGGTGCTGCAGCAACAATTGCAGATTATAATGGCATTCCAAAAGTCTCCCACATTAAAGATAAAATTATTGAGATGACTCATCTTAATGAAACAATATTTGCTGCAGGTATTGCATCATCTCACCAAGGACAAAAGATGAAGTCAGGTGTTTTCTTAAATGATGATATGCTTGCACAGGTTTGTAAACATAATGTTACTCGATTCCCATATGAGATTAGTAGACTGGCACAAGATATTGCAGGCGGACTAGTAGTTACGTTACCTTCAGAGAAGGACTTTAGACATCCAGAAGCAGGACCTCTACTCAAAAAGTATCTTGTTGGAAGAAAAGGAGTAGATGTAGAAAACAGAATGAGAATTTTAAGATTAATTGAAAATATGACTTTGGGTAGAAATGCAGTAGGATATCTTACAGAATCTATGCATGGTGCAGGCTCACCACAGGCCCAAAGAATTCAAATCCAAAGACAGATGCAAGTAGGTTACAAAAAGAATTTGGCTAAAAATTTGGCAGGAATCACAAATGATATTGTAGAACCAAAAGAACCATCTGAATACTTTAAGCGAGTATTCAAAACCAAAGACTCTGTTCTTTAG
- a CDS encoding lysyl oxidase family protein, whose amino-acid sequence MTNTNLVRKSTILPLLLGIGLLSATPFMINASADFLPTVPVPDDAILPDISPGVPKHLNIHNQQQDEYLRFTNVWGNVGVGGLEFEPIIEVPDPVEGTVTQAFQNLYNEEGEFRHSIPPVWNEIVTEFTFHDTHNHWHIDGVGEFAVREITTDTEGNEIPGDIVTLPSGDEAAAIKVGFCISDVYKINGGNPATSQKWYWECEVGFQGIQPGWIDQYHQSTDDNEINITGLPNGEYFLTHTWNPEEFFVDDNDQNDQSWIKFKLSQDNNGNGNRKITEMGSFAPECNPDGSTPGMCGDVSKNS is encoded by the coding sequence ATGACAAATACAAACCTAGTACGAAAAAGTACTATCTTACCACTCCTGTTGGGTATAGGATTATTGTCTGCAACACCATTCATGATAAATGCAAGCGCAGACTTTTTACCAACTGTACCCGTTCCGGATGATGCAATACTTCCTGATATTTCACCTGGTGTTCCAAAACATCTGAATATTCATAATCAACAGCAAGATGAATATCTAAGATTTACAAATGTCTGGGGAAATGTTGGTGTTGGTGGTTTGGAATTTGAACCAATAATTGAAGTTCCAGATCCAGTTGAAGGTACAGTTACACAAGCATTCCAAAATCTTTACAATGAAGAAGGTGAATTCAGACATTCAATTCCACCTGTATGGAATGAAATTGTAACAGAATTTACATTTCATGACACTCATAACCATTGGCACATTGATGGTGTTGGAGAATTTGCAGTAAGAGAAATAACTACTGATACTGAAGGGAATGAAATTCCTGGAGATATTGTCACTTTACCAAGTGGTGATGAAGCAGCTGCAATCAAAGTAGGATTCTGTATTTCAGATGTCTACAAAATTAACGGCGGAAATCCAGCAACATCTCAAAAATGGTATTGGGAATGTGAAGTAGGATTCCAAGGAATTCAACCTGGTTGGATTGATCAATATCATCAATCAACTGATGATAATGAAATAAACATTACAGGTCTTCCAAATGGAGAATACTTCCTAACACACACATGGAATCCAGAAGAATTCTTTGTTGATGATAATGATCAAAATGATCAATCATGGATCAAATTCAAATTATCACAAGACAACAATGGAAATGGAAACAGAAAGATTACTGAAATGGGGTCATTTGCTCCTGAATGCAATCCTGATGGTTCAACTCCTGGAATGTGTGGAGACGTTTCAAAGAACTCTTAG
- a CDS encoding CFI-box-CTERM domain-containing protein, producing the protein MKYLLVFSIIFVISSAYAQTPFRDTAGLTLNGIEWCEENYQLYYYMKNDFFEHHQHSIESRLCGNLYNDDLWLYSEPDRYQKLIEQSRMYYILEIQESTKEAKEGKIDTKSVNIKEIPQELAQQQKELEKLIVDESPVEESNENKTETKNTEEKQISDSEGGGCLIATAAYGSEMAPQVQLLREIRDNQLMSTDSGTSFMTGFNEFYYSFSPHIADMERENPIFKEMVKIGITPLLSTLHVMSYAETDSEVLGYGIGVILMNLGMYVAAPAMLLHQIKNKRKKN; encoded by the coding sequence TTGAAATATTTACTTGTTTTTTCAATAATTTTTGTAATTAGTTCTGCATACGCACAAACTCCATTTCGTGATACTGCAGGCTTGACATTAAACGGAATAGAATGGTGTGAAGAGAATTACCAACTGTACTATTACATGAAAAATGATTTTTTTGAGCATCATCAACATTCTATAGAATCCAGACTGTGTGGAAATTTGTACAATGATGATTTGTGGTTGTATTCAGAGCCAGACAGATATCAAAAATTAATTGAACAAAGTAGAATGTACTATATCTTAGAAATTCAAGAAAGTACTAAAGAAGCAAAAGAAGGAAAAATAGATACAAAATCTGTAAACATTAAAGAAATTCCACAAGAACTAGCTCAACAACAAAAAGAATTAGAAAAATTAATTGTAGATGAATCACCAGTAGAAGAATCAAATGAAAATAAAACTGAAACAAAAAATACTGAAGAAAAACAAATTAGCGATTCAGAAGGTGGAGGTTGTCTGATTGCAACTGCTGCATATGGTTCTGAGATGGCACCACAAGTTCAATTGTTAAGAGAAATCAGAGACAATCAATTGATGAGTACTGATTCAGGGACATCATTTATGACTGGATTCAATGAATTCTACTATTCATTCTCACCACATATCGCAGACATGGAAAGAGAAAATCCTATTTTCAAAGAGATGGTAAAAATTGGAATTACTCCATTGCTATCAACCCTACATGTAATGTCATATGCAGAAACAGACTCTGAGGTACTAGGGTATGGAATAGGTGTGATTTTGATGAATTTGGGAATGTATGTAGCTGCACCAGCTATGCTGTTACATCAAATAAAAAATAAAAGAAAAAAGAACTAA
- a CDS encoding signal peptidase I, protein MAKRSIPKGVVKDIIIVAVGVLVIWIGLQVAFGTQNPFYVVASGSMIPVLEVYDVLIVSGHVSFEEIEVGDIIVFNRPSDHDRVIVHRVASIMEDDPKTIRTKGDANPASIPGTDFPITDEEYIGKVAYTLPQVGYITQLLKPPINYAIIAIVIGIMVVKQFVKKKNEKKLSLTDPLDSVNPDTIEELSNIDKIEKDSEYSEHVDKTDDVEELDDTDEPESQTKTEEIDEKFEEIEDSIDDKIESKEKEVPKKK, encoded by the coding sequence TTGGCAAAAAGATCAATCCCTAAAGGAGTAGTAAAAGACATCATAATTGTCGCAGTAGGGGTTTTAGTAATTTGGATTGGTCTACAAGTAGCATTTGGAACACAAAATCCATTTTATGTTGTAGCAAGTGGGAGTATGATTCCAGTTTTAGAAGTATATGATGTATTGATAGTTTCAGGTCATGTATCTTTTGAAGAAATTGAGGTAGGCGACATCATTGTGTTTAATCGGCCATCAGATCATGACAGAGTGATTGTTCACAGAGTAGCGTCAATAATGGAAGATGATCCTAAAACAATTAGAACTAAAGGAGATGCAAATCCAGCATCAATTCCAGGAACTGACTTTCCAATCACAGATGAAGAGTACATAGGAAAAGTAGCATATACTTTACCTCAAGTAGGATATATCACACAATTACTAAAGCCGCCAATCAACTATGCCATAATTGCAATAGTCATTGGAATAATGGTAGTAAAGCAATTTGTAAAGAAGAAAAATGAAAAAAAACTCTCACTTACAGATCCTCTAGATTCAGTAAATCCTGATACGATTGAGGAACTATCAAACATTGATAAAATTGAAAAAGATTCTGAATATTCTGAACATGTGGACAAGACTGATGATGTCGAGGAGTTAGACGATACAGATGAACCAGAAAGTCAAACAAAAACAGAAGAAATTGATGAAAAATTTGAAGAGATTGAAGATTCCATTGATGATAAAATAGAATCAAAAGAAAAAGAAGTTCCAAAGAAGAAATAG
- a CDS encoding PRC-barrel domain-containing protein produces MSSELRLKKLRGSGGYVMATVTDEQQMKGNLGGPDLFLAPIGRLDTDKITKHFCNTCEKEFEGPPKIEFENPNEEVAENLILAERGQYICNSCNASIAEYRDFKKQDEAGEVGVAKPLEPQVQSTQPEIKQQVSEPQTTPEPTVTQPGSSTSVTSIEGKPVFDENANKLGTAKQVGIDSTQSMVLVITKEDGTEGSIPWSSIKKIGEVVLLGKPEVATQPGKCSSCGFVNKEGSKFCEDCGNKI; encoded by the coding sequence ATGAGTTCTGAACTTAGACTTAAAAAATTAAGAGGATCTGGAGGCTATGTTATGGCAACCGTTACTGATGAACAACAGATGAAAGGGAATCTAGGCGGGCCTGATCTATTTTTAGCACCAATAGGAAGATTGGATACAGATAAAATTACTAAACATTTTTGCAATACTTGTGAGAAAGAATTTGAGGGTCCTCCAAAAATTGAGTTTGAGAATCCAAATGAAGAAGTTGCAGAAAATTTAATTCTTGCAGAACGAGGTCAATACATTTGTAATTCATGTAATGCATCAATTGCAGAATATAGAGACTTTAAGAAACAAGATGAAGCAGGTGAAGTCGGAGTTGCAAAACCCCTAGAACCTCAAGTTCAAAGTACACAACCAGAAATAAAGCAACAAGTTTCAGAACCTCAAACAACCCCAGAACCAACAGTAACACAACCAGGTTCATCCACTTCAGTTACATCTATTGAAGGAAAACCTGTATTTGATGAGAATGCAAACAAGTTAGGAACTGCAAAGCAAGTTGGAATTGACTCTACACAATCTATGGTTTTAGTAATTACTAAAGAAGATGGAACAGAAGGAAGTATTCCATGGAGCAGTATTAAAAAAATTGGTGAAGTGGTTCTTTTAGGAAAACCTGAAGTTGCAACTCAACCAGGAAAATGTTCTAGCTGTGGATTTGTAAACAAAGAAGGTTCCAAATTCTGTGAAGACTGCGGTAACAAAATCTGA
- the trxA gene encoding thioredoxin, which yields MAVTQISDAKSWEVDVINSDIPVFVDFWAEWCGPCRMVGPVVEELAADYDGKVKFVKVNVDEANELASKYNVFSIPTLILLNKGEIVSQQVGAASKESYQSMIDRALA from the coding sequence ATGGCTGTAACACAAATTTCAGATGCAAAATCATGGGAAGTCGATGTGATAAATTCTGACATTCCTGTATTTGTAGACTTTTGGGCCGAATGGTGTGGTCCATGTAGAATGGTAGGTCCAGTAGTTGAAGAACTGGCAGCTGACTATGATGGCAAAGTAAAATTTGTCAAGGTTAACGTTGATGAGGCCAATGAACTGGCATCGAAATACAATGTATTTAGTATTCCAACTTTAATCCTCCTTAACAAAGGAGAAATCGTTAGTCAGCAAGTTGGTGCTGCATCTAAAGAATCATACCAAAGTATGATTGATAGAGCACTCGCATAA
- a CDS encoding zinc ribbon domain-containing protein, translating into MSFGEVDTLNMLFDKLQNLFDESQGYYESFLDTNNMYKKGQLSDKEFFQKLGDYTVAYSALEFLAIKVIFELKKSIGSGSGSTQSPGLMPGMGQPGMMAGGMGQPPRSGTAANPVGGGPPGIVSAQEAFGDPGTLPTPDPALMPRQTISPQGGNGCSSCGAALRENAKFCTKCGAKA; encoded by the coding sequence ATGTCATTTGGTGAAGTAGATACTCTCAACATGCTCTTTGACAAATTACAGAATTTGTTTGATGAATCCCAAGGATACTATGAATCATTTCTAGATACAAACAACATGTACAAGAAAGGTCAACTCAGTGACAAAGAATTCTTTCAAAAATTAGGTGATTATACAGTAGCATATTCTGCATTAGAGTTTCTAGCTATCAAAGTGATCTTTGAATTAAAAAAATCAATAGGTTCTGGTTCTGGAAGTACACAATCTCCAGGATTGATGCCTGGAATGGGACAACCTGGAATGATGGCAGGTGGGATGGGACAACCACCAAGATCAGGAACTGCTGCAAATCCAGTAGGTGGCGGACCTCCAGGAATTGTTTCTGCACAAGAAGCATTTGGAGATCCTGGAACTTTACCAACACCTGATCCTGCATTGATGCCAAGACAAACTATTTCACCACAGGGTGGAAATGGATGTTCTTCATGTGGAGCTGCACTTAGAGAAAACGCAAAGTTTTGTACAAAGTGTGGCGCAAAGGCATAA